One genomic window of Niveibacterium sp. SC-1 includes the following:
- a CDS encoding discoidin domain-containing protein, with product MKLLLQLACAALAVMGAEANAQVDVAQGKSATASTAIQPASYAFDGNGGTRWESAHAADPSWVRVDLGAPTAITAVVIDWEAANAAEYQIQGSNDDSNYTTLASFAGGVFGARTDTVPVSGSYRYVRMNGTKRSSGNNWGYSIWSMKVMGVSQPSSRIQAEDYTAAYDTTSGNAGGQYRTNDVDIEVTGDAGGGYNVGWTAAGEWLEYQANVPASGLYRIDSRINAWGASGLTWTVDQQPGTTTAIAATQGWTTVQSGTVCLTGGSHVLRATMQAGGFNFNWFDLVKVSDNCGDDNSNNPPNFGPNVYIYDSTTPVATIQSKLDQTFTAQQTNQFGPQRYAFLFKPGTYAVDANLGFYTHVAGLGLLPDQTTINGRTRIEVDWLGQNGSATGNATQNFWRSAENLQVNPPSGSMNWAAAQAVPFRRMHVNGNLFLSPQYGWASGGYFADSKIGNVYAQSQQQWFTRNSELTAFYDVLWNMVFVGTTGAPANTFPDPAATNVAQTPVVREKPFLYVDGAGKYNVFVPAVRTNSVGTTWAGGNPAGSSLPISSFYIVRADNATPANINAALAQGKNLLFTPGVYHVNDTIRVTRADTVVLGIGLATIIPDNGVVALSVADVDGVKIAGLLFDAGTVSSPTLLQVGPTGASASHAANPSSLFDVFVRVGGTGTVGKAASGVTINSSNVIGDHFWVWRADHGDNVAWDINTSDNGVIVNGNDVTLYGLFVEHFQKYNVVWNGNGGRTYFFQNEIPYDVPNQAAWMNGTTKGYAAYKVADAVNTHETWGMGSYSLFLSPTPPTIDHAYEVPVKAGVKFHNISTVFLGAGGEISHVINNTGAAANASSYWQKVTSFP from the coding sequence ATGAAGTTGCTTCTCCAGTTGGCTTGTGCAGCCCTGGCTGTGATGGGGGCCGAAGCCAATGCGCAGGTCGACGTCGCGCAAGGCAAGTCGGCCACGGCCAGTACCGCGATTCAACCTGCAAGCTATGCCTTCGACGGCAACGGAGGCACCCGCTGGGAGTCCGCCCACGCCGCCGATCCCTCCTGGGTCCGTGTTGACCTCGGCGCCCCGACTGCGATCACCGCCGTCGTGATCGACTGGGAAGCGGCCAACGCCGCCGAATACCAGATCCAGGGCTCCAACGACGACAGCAACTACACGACGCTGGCGAGCTTCGCCGGCGGCGTCTTCGGTGCACGCACCGACACCGTGCCGGTGTCCGGCAGCTACCGCTATGTGCGCATGAACGGCACCAAGCGCAGTTCCGGCAACAACTGGGGCTACTCGATCTGGTCGATGAAGGTGATGGGCGTGAGCCAGCCGTCCAGCCGCATCCAGGCCGAGGACTACACCGCTGCCTACGACACCACTTCGGGCAACGCGGGCGGTCAGTACCGCACCAATGATGTGGACATCGAAGTCACCGGTGACGCGGGTGGCGGCTACAACGTGGGCTGGACGGCCGCGGGAGAATGGCTGGAGTACCAGGCCAACGTGCCGGCTTCGGGCCTCTACCGCATCGACAGCCGTATCAACGCCTGGGGCGCCAGCGGCCTGACCTGGACCGTCGACCAGCAGCCCGGCACCACGACCGCGATCGCCGCCACGCAAGGCTGGACGACCGTGCAGTCGGGCACCGTGTGCCTGACCGGTGGTTCGCATGTGTTGCGCGCCACGATGCAGGCCGGTGGCTTCAACTTCAACTGGTTCGATCTGGTGAAGGTGAGCGACAACTGCGGTGATGACAACAGCAACAACCCGCCGAACTTCGGGCCGAACGTCTACATCTACGATTCGACGACCCCGGTCGCGACGATCCAGTCCAAGCTCGACCAGACCTTCACCGCGCAACAGACCAACCAGTTCGGTCCGCAGCGCTACGCCTTCCTTTTCAAGCCCGGCACCTACGCGGTCGACGCCAACCTCGGCTTCTACACGCACGTCGCCGGCCTGGGCCTGCTGCCTGATCAGACCACGATCAACGGCCGCACCCGCATCGAAGTCGACTGGTTGGGGCAGAACGGCAGCGCCACCGGCAACGCCACGCAGAACTTCTGGCGCTCGGCCGAGAACCTGCAGGTCAACCCGCCCTCGGGCAGCATGAACTGGGCCGCCGCCCAGGCCGTGCCGTTCCGCCGCATGCACGTCAATGGCAACCTGTTCCTCTCGCCGCAATACGGCTGGGCGAGCGGTGGCTACTTCGCCGACTCCAAGATCGGCAACGTGTACGCACAGAGCCAGCAGCAATGGTTCACCCGCAACTCCGAACTGACCGCGTTCTACGACGTGCTGTGGAACATGGTCTTCGTCGGCACCACGGGCGCACCGGCCAACACCTTCCCGGATCCGGCCGCGACCAACGTCGCGCAGACCCCGGTGGTGCGCGAAAAGCCGTTCCTCTACGTGGATGGCGCGGGCAAGTACAACGTGTTCGTACCTGCAGTGCGCACCAACTCGGTGGGCACCACCTGGGCGGGCGGCAACCCGGCCGGTAGCTCGCTGCCGATCAGCTCCTTCTACATCGTGCGTGCCGACAACGCGACGCCGGCCAACATCAACGCCGCGCTGGCACAAGGCAAGAACCTGCTCTTCACCCCGGGCGTCTATCACGTCAATGACACCATCCGTGTCACGCGTGCCGACACCGTGGTGCTGGGCATCGGCCTTGCCACCATCATTCCGGACAACGGTGTGGTGGCCCTGTCGGTCGCCGACGTCGATGGCGTGAAGATCGCCGGCCTGCTGTTCGATGCCGGTACCGTCAGCTCGCCCACGCTGCTGCAGGTCGGCCCGACCGGCGCTTCCGCCAGCCATGCCGCCAACCCCAGCTCGCTCTTCGACGTGTTCGTCCGCGTCGGTGGCACGGGCACGGTCGGCAAGGCCGCCTCGGGTGTCACGATCAACAGCAGCAACGTGATCGGCGACCACTTCTGGGTCTGGCGTGCGGACCACGGTGACAACGTGGCCTGGGACATCAACACCTCGGACAACGGTGTGATCGTCAACGGCAACGACGTGACGCTGTATGGCCTCTTCGTCGAACACTTCCAGAAGTACAACGTGGTGTGGAACGGCAACGGCGGACGGACCTACTTCTTCCAGAACGAGATCCCGTACGACGTTCCGAACCAGGCTGCCTGGATGAACGGCACGACCAAGGGCTACGCCGCCTACAAGGTGGCCGATGCGGTCAATACGCATGAGACCTGGGGCATGGGCAGCTACAGCCTGTTCCTCTCGCCCACGCCGCCGACCATCGACCATGCCTATGAAGTGCCGGTCAAGGCAGGCGTGAAGTTCCACAACATCTCCACCGTGTTCCTCGGTGCGGGCGGTGAGATCTCGCACGTGATCAACAACACCGGTGCGGCCGCCAATGCCTCGAGCTACTGGCAGAAGGTGACGTCGTTCCCCTGA
- a CDS encoding coagulation factor 5/8 type domain-containing protein, with the protein MVPTTRRKLLWLACTASVLAGLYGCGGGGSDSTSGSASTGGTTPGGTTTGGTDNKGGGDVVVDDPNDPPNFGPNVFVYDSSSSVVTIQAKLDTIFAQQETNQFGLQRYAFLFKPGTYNVDANIGFYTHVAGLGLLPDQTTISQARIEASWLEQPGWGGYKANATQNFWRSAENLQVSPPAVLQPDGQTDSVGDLNWGAAQAVPFRRMHVNGDMWLSPRWGWASGGYIADSKVGVVNAQTQQQWFTRNSEIGDFKQVLWNMVFVGTTGAPANTFPDPAATNVAQTPVVREKPFLYVNDAGKYNVFVPALRQNSTGTSWASGNPAGTSLPISSFYIVRADNATAANINAALGRGKNLLFTPGVYYLDDTIRVTRADTVVLGIGLATVVPRGGVTALSVADVDGVSVAGLLFDAGAESSPTLLEVGPSGSSANHATNPTALFDIFVRVGGTGTVGKAASGVTINSNNVIGDHFWIWRADHGDHVAWDINTSDNGVIVNGNDVTLYGLFVEHFQKFNVLWNGNGGRTYFFQNEIPYDVPDQASWMNGTTKGYAAYKVADSVDTHEAWGLGSYSYFTSATPPSIDHSYEVPVKAGVKMHNLATVFLNGGGEITHVINDTGGTAHADPNDSHAYWQQVTSFTAP; encoded by the coding sequence ATGGTTCCAACAACACGCAGGAAACTGCTCTGGCTGGCGTGCACCGCGTCGGTACTCGCCGGCCTTTATGGTTGCGGCGGAGGTGGCTCCGACAGCACCAGCGGCAGTGCGAGCACCGGTGGCACGACCCCGGGCGGTACCACTACCGGCGGCACCGACAACAAGGGTGGCGGCGATGTCGTCGTCGATGATCCGAACGATCCGCCCAACTTCGGTCCGAACGTGTTCGTCTACGACTCCAGCTCGTCGGTCGTGACCATCCAGGCCAAGCTGGACACGATCTTCGCCCAACAGGAGACCAACCAGTTCGGTCTGCAGCGCTATGCCTTCCTGTTCAAGCCGGGTACCTACAACGTGGACGCCAACATCGGCTTCTACACGCATGTCGCGGGCCTGGGCCTGCTGCCCGACCAGACCACCATCAGTCAGGCGCGTATCGAGGCCTCATGGCTTGAGCAGCCCGGTTGGGGCGGCTACAAGGCCAATGCCACGCAGAACTTCTGGCGTTCGGCCGAGAACCTGCAAGTCAGCCCGCCCGCCGTCCTGCAGCCGGACGGGCAGACGGACAGCGTGGGCGACCTGAACTGGGGCGCCGCACAGGCCGTTCCTTTCCGCCGCATGCATGTGAATGGCGATATGTGGCTCTCGCCCCGTTGGGGTTGGGCGAGCGGCGGCTACATCGCCGACTCGAAGGTCGGCGTGGTGAATGCGCAGACCCAGCAACAATGGTTCACGCGCAACTCCGAGATCGGCGACTTCAAGCAGGTCCTCTGGAACATGGTCTTCGTGGGCACCACGGGGGCACCGGCCAACACCTTCCCGGATCCTGCCGCCACCAACGTCGCGCAGACCCCGGTGGTGCGCGAGAAGCCCTTCCTCTATGTCAATGACGCCGGCAAGTACAACGTCTTCGTGCCCGCGCTGCGGCAGAATTCGACGGGCACCTCCTGGGCTTCGGGCAACCCGGCAGGTACTTCGCTGCCGATCAGCAGCTTCTACATCGTGCGCGCCGACAATGCGACCGCGGCCAACATCAACGCCGCACTCGGGCGTGGAAAGAACCTGCTCTTCACGCCGGGGGTGTACTACCTCGACGACACGATCCGCGTGACGCGCGCCGACACGGTGGTGCTGGGCATCGGGCTCGCCACGGTCGTTCCGCGCGGCGGCGTGACGGCGCTGTCGGTGGCAGACGTCGACGGTGTAAGCGTCGCGGGCCTGCTGTTCGATGCGGGTGCGGAGAGCTCCCCGACGCTGCTTGAAGTCGGCCCCTCCGGTTCGTCGGCGAACCACGCGACCAATCCGACGGCCCTCTTCGACATCTTCGTTCGCGTCGGTGGCACGGGCACGGTCGGCAAGGCCGCCTCGGGTGTCACGATCAACAGCAACAACGTGATCGGCGACCACTTCTGGATCTGGCGTGCGGACCACGGCGACCACGTGGCCTGGGACATCAACACCTCGGATAACGGTGTGATCGTCAACGGCAACGATGTGACGCTGTACGGCCTCTTCGTCGAGCACTTCCAGAAGTTCAACGTGCTGTGGAACGGCAACGGCGGGCGGACCTACTTCTTCCAGAACGAGATCCCCTACGACGTCCCGGATCAAGCCTCTTGGATGAACGGCACGACCAAGGGCTACGCCGCCTACAAGGTGGCCGACTCGGTCGACACGCACGAAGCCTGGGGGCTTGGTAGCTACAGCTACTTCACCTCGGCCACGCCGCCCTCCATCGATCACTCG